The Methanobrevibacter wolinii SH genome includes a window with the following:
- a CDS encoding acetate--CoA ligase family protein produces the protein MTNLDKMFKPNSIAVVGASNTEGKVGYIIVNNIIIGGYKGTIYPINPKSDEIQGYKAYSSVLDLPEVPDLVVISIPAAGVNPVLKECGEKGVKNAVVISAGFKETGEEGAKLEEELSNIANQYDINLIGPNSLGISDSHTPINCSFAQAIPPKGNMAFLSQSGAMMVAIIDWSFTSGIGFSKCVSMGNKAGTNEIEIINNLANDPETAVITIYLESVSPDDDFVNTIRKVSKKKPIVILKSGSSAAGAAAASSHTGALAGSDAAFDAAFDQSGIFRVSSMNELFEVGLAFSNCPLPKGRNVAIVTNAGGGGVIAVDAMERYNLDLAKFSEDTVNKLNEIIPDEGTTNNPIDVLGDGPVESYKKSLEVLIDADEVDSIIVIVCPTAKADTPGIAKALVDVYSKSDKPILAVNMGGPSFEFSNKLLKDNCIPSYVFPEPAIKVVEYLCKFAELQDKTYDNPVNEIDDVDKKTVEDIFEKVKSEGRDTLLGSEAYAVAEAYGIAAAPIKLSTSAKEAADLAEEMEFPVVLKIASDKILHKSDIGGVKVGISTRDEAEKAYNEIIENTKKAFPDIIPNGVEVQKMMDSGIEVIVGMIRDKQFGPMISFGMGGVFVNLIEDVSFKLAKGMTSEEINEQIESTKVSKLLHGYRGEAPGDIDAVKDTIKRVARLTLDFDEISELDINPIFVYEDGSSALDIKIKL, from the coding sequence ATGACAAATCTTGACAAGATGTTTAAACCAAATTCTATTGCGGTTGTAGGAGCATCAAATACTGAAGGAAAAGTCGGATATATTATTGTTAATAATATTATTATTGGTGGATATAAAGGTACTATCTATCCTATTAATCCAAAAAGTGATGAAATTCAAGGATATAAAGCTTATTCTAGTGTTTTAGATTTACCTGAAGTACCTGATTTAGTTGTTATTTCCATTCCTGCTGCTGGTGTTAATCCTGTTCTTAAAGAATGTGGAGAAAAAGGAGTGAAAAATGCAGTAGTCATTAGTGCAGGATTTAAAGAAACTGGTGAAGAAGGAGCTAAATTAGAAGAAGAATTATCTAATATTGCTAATCAGTATGATATTAATTTAATTGGTCCTAATAGTTTAGGTATTAGTGATTCACATACACCAATTAATTGTTCATTTGCACAAGCTATTCCTCCTAAAGGAAACATGGCTTTCTTATCTCAAAGTGGAGCTATGATGGTAGCTATTATTGATTGGAGTTTTACTTCAGGAATTGGTTTTAGTAAATGTGTTTCAATGGGAAACAAAGCAGGTACTAATGAAATTGAAATTATTAATAATTTAGCTAATGATCCTGAAACTGCTGTTATTACTATTTATCTTGAAAGTGTAAGTCCTGATGATGATTTTGTTAATACTATAAGAAAAGTATCTAAGAAAAAACCTATTGTTATTCTTAAATCTGGTTCTAGTGCTGCTGGAGCAGCAGCTGCTTCTTCACATACTGGAGCTCTTGCAGGTAGTGATGCAGCATTTGATGCAGCATTTGATCAATCTGGAATTTTCCGTGTAAGTTCAATGAATGAATTATTTGAGGTGGGTTTGGCATTCTCTAATTGTCCACTTCCAAAAGGACGTAATGTTGCAATAGTTACCAATGCTGGTGGTGGAGGAGTTATTGCTGTAGATGCAATGGAAAGATATAATCTTGATCTTGCAAAATTCAGTGAAGATACTGTTAATAAATTAAATGAAATTATTCCAGATGAAGGTACTACAAACAATCCTATTGATGTATTAGGTGATGGACCTGTTGAAAGTTATAAAAAATCATTAGAAGTCCTTATTGATGCTGATGAAGTAGATAGTATTATTGTAATTGTTTGTCCTACTGCTAAAGCAGATACTCCAGGAATTGCAAAAGCATTAGTTGATGTATATTCAAAATCTGATAAACCTATTCTTGCTGTAAATATGGGTGGACCTTCATTTGAATTCTCTAATAAACTTTTAAAAGATAATTGTATTCCATCATATGTATTCCCAGAACCTGCTATAAAAGTAGTTGAATATCTCTGTAAATTTGCAGAATTACAAGATAAAACTTATGATAACCCTGTAAATGAAATTGATGATGTTGATAAAAAAACAGTAGAAGATATATTTGAAAAAGTTAAATCTGAAGGTAGGGATACTTTACTTGGTAGTGAAGCATATGCAGTTGCTGAAGCTTATGGTATTGCTGCAGCACCTATTAAATTATCAACTTCTGCTAAAGAAGCTGCAGATCTTGCTGAAGAAATGGAATTCCCAGTTGTTTTAAAAATCGCTTCTGATAAAATTTTACATAAATCTGATATTGGTGGTGTAAAAGTAGGTATCTCTACAAGGGATGAAGCAGAAAAAGCTTATAATGAAATTATTGAAAACACTAAAAAAGCATTCCCAGATATAATCCCTAATGGTGTAGAAGTACAAAAAATGATGGACTCTGGTATTGAAGTTATTGTTGGTATGATAAGAGATAAACAATTTGGACCAATGATTTCATTTGGTATGGGTGGAGTCTTTGTAAACCTTATTGAAGATGTTTCATTTAAACTTGCTAAAGGTATGACTTCTGAGGAAATTAATGAACAAATAGAATCTACTAAAGTTTCTAAATTATTACATGGATATCGTGGAGAAGCTCCTGGAGATATTGATGCAGTTAAAGATACTATTAAACGTGTTGCAAGATTAACTCTTGATTTTGATGAAATATCTGAATTAGATATTAATCCAATATTCGTATATGAAGATGGATCAAGTGCTTTAGATATTAAAATTAAATTATAA
- a CDS encoding TetR/AcrR family transcriptional regulator C-terminal domain-containing protein, whose protein sequence is MDNSKEKIDINLILANSLANLLLEKPFEKIKVIDICKNANIPRSTFYYHFNDKYELLEFTINSLSDKLSKQVINDSSNDFLQYIDNFIKVFVEYLNENKNLYISLINKNKDEFTLNVLFTMVCSDLKERLYEEKVKGNINPSIPIDFIAEFYIGGFARLSQFWLLHTDIYDANDLYEALSSLFLHNSNNTILNP, encoded by the coding sequence ATGGATAATTCTAAAGAAAAGATTGATATTAATTTAATTCTTGCAAATAGTTTAGCAAATTTACTTCTTGAAAAACCATTTGAAAAAATTAAAGTTATAGATATCTGTAAAAATGCAAATATTCCAAGGAGTACTTTTTATTATCATTTTAATGATAAATATGAATTATTAGAGTTTACAATTAATTCTTTATCTGATAAACTTTCTAAACAAGTTATTAATGATTCTTCTAATGATTTTTTACAGTATATTGATAATTTTATAAAAGTTTTTGTAGAATACTTAAATGAAAATAAAAATCTTTATATTTCATTAATAAATAAAAATAAGGATGAATTTACTTTAAATGTTTTATTTACTATGGTTTGTTCTGATTTGAAGGAGAGATTATATGAAGAAAAGGTAAAAGGAAATATTAATCCAAGTATTCCTATTGATTTCATAGCAGAATTTTATATTGGTGGATTTGCTAGACTTAGTCAATTTTGGTTACTTCATACTGATATTTATGATGCTAATGATTTGTATGAGGCACTTTCTTCATTGTTTTTACATAATTCAAATAACACTATTTTAAATCCTTAA
- a CDS encoding radical SAM/SPASM domain-containing protein yields MNKIKSAEKETADTKQVIETFENIVNSNISQKVLNGALTYCDKCGETRLESALRHIVGLQDDICFKCELLVPPIKLIIKKGLSTFDTSEESFMRAMQDETWIRGLVTTFQGMAKFGVQKPFVPGAPYQIVWNITRKCNFKCVHCYENAGKKGPDECSPDEIKAGIKKLADSGVISLAFSGGEPTTDPNLVDYIKYATDLGLYVSLATNGYICAKKEKAQELADAGLKFVQISLDGLNPKTHDEFRRVPGSWEHAVQAIDNFNDTDVFVEVSTTVTQNNKNEIPDMIDFMRKKKVGWFMLYNFIPTGKGSEARELDLSPEDRFELLNLIYQENGKGDLQILSTAPQFADVAIHTNPEDVDREDGKTLIPTHFYNVEYSNPAMMELSRFIGGCGAGRFYLGIEPNGDIYPCVFFPHDPILKLGNIKKDNLEDIWINNKVLKELRDKNALKDSCSQCESRFICGGCRARAYTITGDYLAGDPGCIKYEEYMAKHNSN; encoded by the coding sequence ATGAATAAGATTAAAAGTGCAGAAAAAGAAACTGCAGATACTAAACAAGTTATTGAAACATTTGAAAATATTGTTAATAGTAATATTTCTCAAAAAGTTTTAAATGGTGCTCTTACTTATTGTGACAAATGTGGTGAAACAAGATTAGAATCTGCATTACGTCATATTGTAGGTCTTCAAGATGATATTTGTTTTAAATGTGAATTACTTGTTCCACCAATAAAACTTATTATTAAAAAAGGTTTATCTACTTTTGATACATCTGAAGAATCTTTTATGAGAGCTATGCAAGATGAAACTTGGATTAGGGGATTAGTAACTACATTTCAGGGTATGGCTAAATTCGGTGTTCAGAAACCATTTGTTCCAGGTGCACCTTATCAAATAGTTTGGAATATTACTCGTAAATGTAATTTTAAATGTGTCCATTGTTATGAGAATGCAGGTAAAAAAGGTCCAGATGAATGTAGTCCTGATGAAATAAAAGCAGGTATCAAAAAACTTGCAGATTCTGGTGTTATTTCTTTAGCATTCTCTGGAGGAGAACCAACAACTGATCCAAATTTAGTAGATTACATTAAATATGCAACTGATTTAGGATTATATGTTTCACTTGCTACTAATGGTTATATTTGTGCTAAGAAAGAGAAAGCACAAGAACTTGCAGATGCAGGTCTTAAATTTGTACAGATTAGTTTAGATGGACTTAATCCTAAAACTCATGATGAATTTAGACGTGTTCCAGGTTCATGGGAACATGCAGTTCAAGCAATTGATAATTTTAATGATACTGATGTATTTGTAGAAGTTTCAACTACTGTTACACAAAATAATAAAAATGAAATTCCAGATATGATTGATTTCATGAGAAAGAAAAAAGTTGGATGGTTTATGTTATATAATTTTATTCCAACAGGTAAAGGTTCAGAAGCAAGAGAACTTGATTTAAGTCCAGAAGATAGATTTGAATTATTGAATCTTATTTATCAAGAAAATGGTAAAGGAGATCTTCAAATATTATCTACTGCTCCACAATTTGCAGATGTTGCAATTCATACAAATCCTGAAGATGTAGATAGAGAGGATGGTAAAACATTAATCCCAACTCACTTTTATAATGTTGAATATAGTAATCCTGCAATGATGGAACTTTCAAGATTTATTGGTGGTTGTGGTGCAGGAAGATTCTATTTAGGAATAGAACCTAATGGTGATATTTATCCTTGTGTTTTCTTCCCACATGATCCTATTCTTAAATTAGGAAATATTAAAAAAGATAATCTTGAGGATATTTGGATTAATAATAAGGTATTAAAAGAATTAAGAGATAAAAATGCTCTTAAAGATAGTTGTTCTCAATGTGAATCAAGATTTATTTGTGGTGGTTGTAGAGCTAGAGCATATACTATTACTGGTGATTACCTTGCAGGTGATCCTGGTTGTATAAAATATGAAGAGTATATGGCTAAACATAATTCTAATTAA
- the cysS gene encoding cysteine--tRNA ligase — protein sequence MNSQKSNKHTSLKVYSTLTRRKEYFKPLNESRVKFFVCGPTVYNDAHIGHGRTYISFDMIKRYLEYKGYTVLYLQNITDVDDKIINRGKEIAKQDEDLADVCMTLARRYERRYKEDMESLNVKGVNLYMRATDHMDKIINQIERLIEKGYAYESDNGVYFEVKKFDDFAKLSNRNIDELEGHRLKEDSSKKDPRDFALWKKRQDIEYYGEPVWNSPWGKGRPGWHIEDTAITEEYFGEQYDIHGGGLDLIFPHHDAEIAQMEALSGKKPMVNYWFHTGFLNVNGEKMSKSLGNFITIKDLLKEISPETFRFFVLSTHYRSPIDFSVDSLHQADKSLNKIKSYINDVDDILLNEFGDEDTIEDQIDSLEATQYDTLKTAIVSFFNAMDDDFNTPKAIAAIFKLISDSKSELNNLDINDVLAIKGFLSTVNDILGIIFLKDDGNSNNNGSNEEALLDILADTRKKLRDEKQYDLSDEIRSRLTDLGYEISD from the coding sequence ATGAATAGTCAGAAATCTAATAAACATACTTCACTTAAAGTATATTCTACTTTAACACGTAGGAAAGAATATTTTAAACCACTTAATGAATCAAGGGTTAAATTCTTTGTTTGTGGACCTACTGTTTATAATGATGCTCATATAGGACATGGTAGAACATATATCTCTTTTGATATGATAAAACGATATTTAGAATATAAAGGTTACACTGTTTTATATTTACAAAATATTACTGATGTTGATGATAAAATTATTAACAGAGGAAAAGAGATTGCTAAACAAGATGAAGATTTAGCAGATGTATGTATGACTCTTGCAAGAAGATATGAACGTAGATATAAAGAAGATATGGAATCTTTAAATGTTAAAGGTGTAAATCTTTATATGAGGGCTACAGATCATATGGATAAAATAATTAATCAAATTGAAAGATTAATTGAAAAAGGATATGCATATGAATCAGATAATGGAGTATATTTTGAAGTTAAAAAATTTGATGATTTTGCAAAACTTTCTAATAGAAATATTGATGAACTTGAGGGTCATAGACTTAAAGAAGATTCAAGTAAAAAAGATCCTAGAGACTTTGCATTATGGAAAAAACGTCAAGATATTGAATATTATGGTGAACCTGTATGGAATTCTCCATGGGGTAAAGGAAGACCTGGATGGCATATTGAAGATACTGCTATTACTGAAGAATACTTTGGTGAACAATATGATATTCATGGTGGAGGTCTTGATTTAATTTTCCCTCATCATGATGCAGAAATTGCACAAATGGAAGCATTATCTGGTAAAAAACCTATGGTTAATTATTGGTTCCATACTGGATTTTTAAATGTTAATGGGGAAAAGATGTCTAAATCTCTTGGTAACTTTATTACTATTAAAGATTTACTTAAAGAAATATCTCCAGAGACTTTTAGATTCTTTGTATTATCTACTCATTATAGAAGTCCTATAGATTTTAGTGTTGATAGTCTTCATCAAGCAGATAAAAGTCTTAATAAGATTAAATCTTATATAAATGATGTTGATGATATTTTATTAAATGAGTTTGGTGATGAAGATACTATAGAAGATCAAATTGATTCACTTGAAGCAACACAATATGATACTTTAAAAACAGCTATTGTTTCATTTTTTAATGCAATGGATGATGATTTTAATACTCCTAAAGCTATTGCAGCAATATTTAAATTAATCAGTGATTCTAAATCTGAACTTAATAATTTAGATATTAATGATGTTTTAGCTATTAAAGGATTTTTATCTACTGTTAATGATATTCTTGGGATTATTTTCTTAAAAGATGATGGCAATTCTAATAATAATGGTTCTAATGAAGAAGCTTTACTTGATATTCTTGCAGATACTCGTAAAAAGTTAAGGGATGAAAAACAATATGATTTATCTGATGAAATTAGAAGTAGACTTACTGATTTAGGTTATGAGATAAGTGATTAA
- a CDS encoding MalY/PatB family protein: MNYDFNTINRNNTNSLKWDLFNDKFPMWVADMDFKVAPEISNAILNRANHKVYGYSIVSDDLYDAYINWWKFYGLKMKKDELLFAVGVMPAITSIIREFTSFNDGVLIQTPVYHVFFNVILNNNRKVIENPLIYDKDNLSYSIDFKDLEEKLANPNTKMMLLCNPHNPIGKVWSMEDLIKIGKLCWKYNVILVSDEIHCDLTNPGKQYIPFASLDDELSFEEIENSLTCISPSKTFNIAGLKNSMVFTKNKEFYSRLNGRLFTDFFSEPNVFSTVATIAAYNDSKDWLEELKEVLFENKKIVNNFLTNNISCIKLVPSDATYLLWLDCSSLNIDSKSLSEFLRKEKGIFLSPGIQFGRNGDNFLRMNIASPKELLNKELIAFKEGIDLLKK, translated from the coding sequence ATGAATTATGATTTTAATACAATTAATAGAAATAATACAAACTCATTAAAATGGGATTTATTTAATGATAAATTTCCAATGTGGGTAGCAGATATGGATTTTAAAGTAGCACCAGAAATATCTAATGCTATTTTAAATAGAGCAAATCATAAAGTATATGGTTATTCAATTGTTTCAGATGATTTATATGATGCTTATATTAATTGGTGGAAATTTTATGGTTTAAAAATGAAAAAAGATGAGTTATTATTTGCTGTTGGAGTCATGCCTGCAATAACTAGTATTATTCGTGAATTTACATCTTTTAATGATGGCGTGTTAATTCAAACTCCAGTTTATCATGTATTCTTTAATGTAATTTTAAATAATAATCGTAAAGTTATTGAAAATCCATTAATCTATGATAAAGATAATTTATCTTATTCTATTGATTTTAAAGATCTAGAAGAAAAATTAGCAAATCCTAATACAAAAATGATGTTACTTTGTAATCCACATAATCCTATTGGTAAAGTCTGGAGTATGGAAGATTTAATCAAAATTGGAAAACTTTGTTGGAAATATAATGTTATTCTTGTTTCTGATGAAATACATTGTGATTTAACTAATCCAGGTAAACAATATATTCCTTTTGCATCTCTTGATGATGAATTAAGTTTTGAAGAAATTGAAAATTCATTAACTTGTATCTCTCCAAGTAAAACTTTTAATATTGCGGGACTTAAGAATTCTATGGTTTTTACTAAAAATAAAGAATTTTATTCAAGACTTAATGGAAGATTATTTACTGATTTCTTTTCAGAACCTAATGTATTTAGTACAGTTGCTACTATTGCTGCATATAATGATTCTAAAGATTGGTTAGAAGAATTAAAAGAAGTATTATTTGAAAATAAGAAAATAGTAAATAATTTTTTAACTAATAATATTTCCTGTATTAAATTAGTTCCATCTGATGCAACATATCTGTTATGGCTTGATTGTTCTAGTTTAAATATTGATTCTAAATCTTTATCTGAATTCTTAAGAAAAGAAAAAGGCATATTTTTATCACCAGGTATTCAATTTGGTCGAAATGGTGATAATTTCTTAAGAATGAATATTGCTTCTCCTAAAGAACTTTTAAATAAAGAATTAATAGCATTTAAAGAAGGAATCGACTTATTAAAAAAATAA
- a CDS encoding transcriptional regulator has protein sequence MKPPCEMVVWYVIPAIRSELAKQLLSLGMKQKKISELMDITQPAVSQYITDKRGSELELSDHIKDLVKDFANDLYTEKATKLDIIPRTCYICHQIKAEDVMCQLHHEKGNMPYECHACLNSSFDC, from the coding sequence ATGAAACCTCCTTGTGAAATGGTAGTTTGGTATGTTATTCCAGCAATAAGATCTGAGTTAGCAAAACAATTATTAAGTTTAGGTATGAAACAGAAAAAGATTTCTGAATTAATGGATATTACACAGCCTGCTGTAAGTCAATATATTACAGATAAAAGAGGTAGTGAATTAGAATTATCTGATCATATTAAAGATTTAGTTAAAGATTTTGCAAATGATCTTTACACTGAAAAAGCTACAAAATTAGATATTATCCCACGTACATGTTATATATGTCATCAAATCAAAGCAGAAGATGTAATGTGTCAATTACATCATGAAAAAGGTAATATGCCTTATGAATGTCATGCATGTTTAAATTCTTCATTTGATTGTTAA
- the cysE gene encoding serine O-acetyltransferase — protein MFNRIREDIMTAKMRDPASRSAIEILFCYPGVYAVWFHLISHWLWKKGAKFLARFNSTIARFLTGVEIHPGATIGRRVFIDHGMGIVIGETAIVGNDVLIYQGAVLGGTSLEKKKRHPTIGDAVVVGAGAKVMGDITIGNSSKIGAGSVVLKDVPPHSTCVGIPGRVVKTKDKSCPLNLEHNKLPDPVKNCLQQLVKRQDELENELETLKKLYNISNSGININNYRKYNEDVVFEEGGGI, from the coding sequence ATGTTTAACAGAATAAGAGAGGATATAATGACTGCCAAAATGAGAGATCCTGCTAGCCGTAGCGCTATTGAAATCTTATTTTGTTACCCTGGAGTCTATGCTGTTTGGTTCCATTTAATAAGTCATTGGCTTTGGAAAAAAGGGGCTAAATTTTTAGCAAGATTTAATTCTACTATTGCAAGGTTTTTAACTGGTGTGGAAATACATCCTGGTGCTACAATTGGTCGTAGAGTTTTCATAGATCATGGTATGGGGATTGTTATTGGTGAAACAGCGATTGTAGGTAATGATGTTTTAATTTATCAAGGAGCAGTTCTTGGTGGAACATCTCTTGAAAAGAAAAAAAGACATCCAACTATTGGAGATGCAGTAGTAGTTGGTGCAGGTGCAAAAGTTATGGGTGATATTACAATTGGTAATTCATCAAAGATAGGTGCAGGTTCTGTAGTCTTAAAAGATGTACCTCCACATTCAACTTGTGTTGGTATTCCTGGAAGAGTTGTTAAAACTAAAGATAAATCATGTCCTTTAAATTTAGAGCATAATAAACTTCCAGATCCAGTTAAAAACTGTTTACAACAATTAGTAAAACGTCAAGATGAACTTGAAAATGAATTAGAAACCTTAAAAAAATTATATAATATTTCTAATTCGGGTATAAATATTAATAACTATAGAAAATATAATGAAGATGTTGTATTTGAAGAAGGTGGAGGAATTTAA
- the cysK gene encoding cysteine synthase A, whose product MVNIPKLTRGVANDITETVGNTPLVRLNSLTKDLDAEVLVKLESFNPAGSVKDRIGVALIEDAEKRGLLNKDSVLIEPTSGNTGIALAIVAAAKGYRLILTMPDTMSIERRKLLAVFGAEIVLTPGSDGMPGAIAKADELLKEIPNSVNPAQFRNQANPEFHKATTGPEIIRDTDGKVDVVVAGVGTGGTITGISEAIKEVNPDLHAVAVEPETSQTLGKGVKGPHKIQGIGAGFVPETYHADAIDEIFPVSDENAGKTLLALAKEEGIFAGISSGAATYAALQIAKRPEYKGKTIVAILPDTGDRYLSVDWVFQDLYKEYGPEIFPVE is encoded by the coding sequence ATGGTAAACATTCCAAAATTAACTAGAGGAGTAGCAAACGATATAACTGAAACAGTGGGTAACACTCCACTTGTAAGATTAAATTCATTAACTAAAGATTTAGATGCTGAAGTACTTGTAAAATTAGAATCATTTAACCCTGCAGGTAGTGTAAAAGATAGGATTGGTGTAGCTTTAATTGAAGATGCAGAAAAAAGAGGATTATTAAATAAAGATTCTGTTTTAATTGAACCAACTAGTGGTAATACTGGTATTGCACTTGCTATTGTAGCAGCAGCAAAAGGTTACAGATTAATTTTAACCATGCCTGATACAATGTCTATTGAAAGAAGAAAATTACTTGCAGTCTTTGGTGCAGAAATTGTTTTAACACCAGGTAGTGATGGTATGCCTGGAGCAATTGCAAAAGCTGATGAATTATTAAAAGAAATTCCTAATTCTGTAAACCCAGCACAATTTAGAAATCAAGCAAATCCAGAATTCCATAAAGCAACTACTGGTCCAGAAATAATTAGGGATACTGATGGTAAAGTTGATGTAGTTGTAGCTGGTGTAGGTACTGGTGGAACTATTACTGGTATTTCTGAAGCTATTAAAGAAGTAAACCCAGATTTACATGCAGTAGCAGTAGAACCTGAAACTTCTCAAACTTTAGGTAAAGGTGTAAAAGGACCTCATAAAATCCAAGGTATTGGTGCAGGATTTGTACCTGAAACTTATCATGCAGATGCAATTGATGAAATATTCCCTGTATCTGATGAAAATGCTGGTAAAACTTTACTTGCTCTTGCTAAAGAAGAAGGTATTTTTGCAGGTATTTCTTCTGGTGCAGCAACTTATGCAGCATTACAAATTGCTAAAAGACCGGAATACAAAGGTAAAACTATTGTAGCTATTTTACCTGATACTGGTGATAGATACTTATCTGTTGATTGGGTATTCCAAGATCTCTATAAAGAATATGGTCCAGAAATATTCCCAGTAGAATAA
- the nth gene encoding endonuclease III, which produces MENKEETIRKIFDILSKNYNLRVFLDDGPYRVLIRTILSQRTRDENTDQATDNLFNKYKDIYAIVDAPVDDIEKLIKPAGFYHVKAARIKEVSRILIDQYGAKVPNDMKELLKLPGVGRKTANCVLVFAFNEPAIPVDTHVHRISNRWGLVNTKKPEDTEQELMKVVPRDLWIKLNDLMVQFGQTICKPTSPQCDICPISEYCDYDKNLDENI; this is translated from the coding sequence ATGGAAAATAAAGAAGAAACAATTAGAAAAATTTTTGATATTCTTAGTAAGAATTATAATTTAAGGGTATTTCTTGATGATGGACCATATAGAGTTCTTATTAGAACTATTTTATCTCAAAGAACTAGAGATGAAAATACTGATCAAGCAACAGATAATCTTTTTAATAAATATAAAGATATTTATGCTATTGTTGATGCACCAGTTGATGATATTGAAAAACTTATTAAACCTGCAGGTTTTTACCATGTAAAAGCAGCACGTATTAAAGAAGTTTCAAGAATTTTAATAGATCAATATGGAGCTAAAGTTCCTAATGATATGAAAGAACTTTTAAAACTTCCTGGAGTTGGAAGAAAAACAGCAAATTGTGTACTTGTATTTGCATTTAATGAACCAGCAATTCCTGTAGATACTCATGTTCATAGAATCTCTAATAGATGGGGTTTAGTTAATACTAAAAAACCAGAAGATACTGAACAAGAACTTATGAAAGTTGTTCCTCGTGATTTATGGATTAAGTTAAATGATTTAATGGTTCAATTTGGTCAGACTATATGTAAACCTACATCTCCGCAATGTGATATTTGTCCTATTTCAGAATATTGTGATTATGATAAAAATTTAGATGAAAATATTTAA